The following coding sequences lie in one Phalacrocorax aristotelis chromosome 4, bGulAri2.1, whole genome shotgun sequence genomic window:
- the LOXL3 gene encoding lysyl oxidase homolog 3 isoform X1 — MGSCSTWAWQELLVLLSSLWLWVGSAQPTPPGPTHASGPQLKFRLAGYPRKHNEGRVEVFYNDEWGTICDDDFTLANAHVLCRHLGFVAATGWAHSAKYGKGVGRIWLDNVNCAGGEKSIGDCKHRGWGNSDCSHEEDAGVICKDERIPGFKDSNVIETEQSHVEEVRLRPVVSGARRQLPVTEGIVEVRYKDGWAQICDEGWDSQNSRVVCGMMGFPAEKKVNRNFYKQAKSQPKQKRREDIGSKKRLFSERQQLNYRLHSVSCTGTEVHLSMCTFEFYRGNASAACGAGMPAVVSCVPGPLFATGNAHKKKQRQQQQGQPRIRLKGGAKVGEGRVEVLKNSEWGTICDDRWNLLSASVVCRELGFGSAKEALTGARMGQGTGPIHMNEVQCLGTEKSLWSCPFKNITQEDCKHTEDAAIRCNIPYMGYENLIRLAGGRTAFEGRVEVKRGSKWGTVCSDGWTTKEAMVACRQLGLGYSLHAVTVGAGGEALGNTPASTGTGASLTAVGGRRDAAAPCCGMGPLRAAWVRGQRCGMARCWLQPGCVRAVSPTVASPATQSVSPPPQETWYWDASNVTEMVLSGVKCAGHEMSLSHCQHHSASLNCKNTGTRFAAGVICSETASDLLLHAPLVQETAYIEDRPLHMLYCAAEENCLSSSARLANWPYGHRRLLRFSSQIHNNGRADFRPKAGRHSWVWHECHRHYHSMDIFTHYDILTPNGTKVAEGHKASFCLEDTECEEADVAKRYECANFGEQGITVGCWDLYRHDIDCQWIDITDVKPGNYILQVVINPNFEVAESDFTNNAMKCNCKYDGHRIWVHSCHIGDALSEEANKRFEQYPGQLNNQIS, encoded by the exons atggggagctgcagcacatgggcatggcaggagctgctggtgctgctaaGCAGCCTGTGGCTCTGGGTGGGCAGTGCCCAGCCCACCCCCCCGGGCCCCACACACGCCTCCGGACCCCAGCTGAAGTTTCGCCTGGCTGGCTACCCACGCAAGCACAATGAGGGCCGTGTCGAGGTCTTCTACAACGATGAGTGGGGCACCATCTGCGACGATGACTTCACGTTAGCCAACGCGCATGTGCTGTGCCGGCACCTCGGCTTTGTGGCCGCCACTGGCTGGGCCCACAGTGCCAAGTATGGCAAAGGCGTCG GGCGGATCTGGCTGGACAATGTGAATTGTGCCGGAGGTGAGAAGAGCATTGGGGACTGCAAACACCGGGGCTGGGGGAACAGCGACTGCAGCCATGAGGAAGATGCAGGTGTCATCTGCAAGGACGAGCGCATCCCAGGCTTCAAGGACTCCAATGTCATTGAG ACCGAGCAGAGCCACGTGGAGGAGGTCCGCCTGCGGCCGGTGGTGTCTGGGGCCCGGAGGCAGCTGCCAGTGACGGAGGGCATCGTGGAGGTGCGCTACAAGGATGGCTGGGCACAGATCTGCGACGAGGGCTGGGACAGCCAAAACAGCCGTGTCGTCTGTGGCATGATGGGCTTCCCTGCTGAGAAGAAGGTGAACAGGAACTTCTACAA gcagGCCAAATCTCAGCCTAAACAAAAGCGCAGGGAGGACATAGGGTCCAAGAAGAG GCTCTTCTCAGAGCGGCAGCAGCTCAACTACCGCCTGCACTCTGTGTCCTGCACGGGGACGGAGGTGCACCTCTCCATGTGCACCTTCGAGTTCTACCGGGGCAATGCCTCAGCCGCCTGCGGGGCTGGCATGCCCGCTGTCGTCAGCTGCGTGCCTGGGCCCCTCTTTGCCACTGGCAATGCCCACAAGAAGAAGCAGCGCcaacagcagcagggccag CCGCGGATCCGGCTGAAGGGTGGCGCAAAGGTCGGCGAGGGCCGCGTCGAGGTGCTCAAGAACAGCGAGTGGGGCACGATCTGTGACGACCGCTGGAACCTGCTGTCAGCCAGCGTGGTGTGCCGTGAGCTGGGCTTCGGCAGCGCCAAGGAGGCCCTCACCGGCGCACGCATGGGCCAAG GGACGGGGCCCATCCACATGAACGAGGTGCAGTGCCTGGGCACCGAGAAGTCCCTTTGGAGCTGCCCCTTCAAGAACATCACACAAGAGGACTGCAAGCACACAGAGGATGCAGCCATCCGCTGCAACATCCCCTACATGGGCTACGAGAACCTG ATCCGCCTAGCCGGTGGGAGGACAGCGTTTGAGGGCCGCGTGGAGGTGAAGCGAGGCAGTAAGTGGGGCACGGTGTGCAGCGATGGCTGGACCACCAAGGAAGCGATGGTGGCCTGTCGCCAGCTTGGCCTGGGCTACTCCCTGCACGCAGTGACGGTAGGTGCCGGCGGGGAGGCCCTTGGTAACACCCCAGCGAGCACAGGCACCGGAGCTTCCCTGACGGCTGTAGGGGGGCGAAGGGATGCGGCCGCTCCGTGCTGTGGGATGGGACCCTTGCGGGCAGCCTGGGTACGTGGGCAGCGCTGCGGCATGGCTaggtgctggctgcagcctgggTGTGTGCGAGCCGTGTCACCCACAGtagccagccctgccacccaGTCTGTCTCACCTCCTCCCCAGGAGACGTGGTACTGGGATGCCAGCAACGTGACAGAGATGGTGCTCAGCGGGGTGAAGTGCGCCGGCCATGAGATGTCCCTGAGCCACTGCCAGCACCACAGCGCCAGCCTGAACTGCAAGAACACGGGCACCCGCTTCGCCGCAGGCGTCATCTGCTCTGAGA CCGCCTCCGACCTGCTGCTGCACGCCCCGCTGGTGCAGGAGACAGCGTACATTGAGGACCGTCCACTGCACATGCTGTACTGCGCCGCCGAGGAGAACTGCCTCTCCAGCTCGGCCCGCCTGGCCAACTGGCCCTATGGGCACCGGCGCCTGCTCCGCTTCTCCTCCCAGATCCACAACAACGGCCGTGCTGACTTCCGCCCCAAGGCCGGACGGCACTCCTGGGTCTGGCACGAGTGCCACCG GCACTACCACAGCATGGATATCTTCACCCATTACGACATCCTGACCCCCAATGGCACTAAGGTGGCGGAGGGACACAAGGCCAGCTTCTGCCTCGAGGACACTGAGTGCGAGGAAG CAGACGTGGCCAAGCGGTACGAGTGTGCCAACTTTGGGGAGCAGGGCATCACTGTGGGCTGCTGGGACCTGTACCGGCACGACATCGACTGCCAGTGGATCGACATCACTGATGTCAAGCCAGGCAACTACATcctgcag GTCGTGATCAACCCCAACTTTGAGGTGGCAGAGAGCGACTTCACCAACAATGCCATGAAATGCAACTGCAAGTACGACGGGCACCGCATCTGGGTGCACAGCTGCCACATCG gtGATGCACTCAGTGAGGAGGCCAACAAGCGGTTTGAGCAGTACCCAGGTCAGCTCAACAACCAGATCTCATAG
- the LOXL3 gene encoding lysyl oxidase homolog 3 isoform X8 yields the protein MGSCSTWAWQELLVLLSSLWLWVGSAQPTPPGPTHASGPQLKFRLAGYPRKHNEGRVEVFYNDEWGTICDDDFTLANAHVLCRHLGFVAATGWAHSAKYGKGVGRIWLDNVNCAGGEKSIGDCKHRGWGNSDCSHEEDAGVICKDERIPGFKDSNVIETEQSHVEEVRLRPVVSGARRQLPVTEGIVEVRYKDGWAQICDEGWDSQNSRVVCGMMGFPAEKKVNRNFYKLFSERQQLNYRLHSVSCTGTEVHLSMCTFEFYRGNASAACGAGMPAVVSCVPGPLFATGNAHKKKQRQQQQGQPRIRLKGGAKVGEGRVEVLKNSEWGTICDDRWNLLSASVVCRELGFGSAKEALTGARMGQGTGPIHMNEVQCLGTEKSLWSCPFKNITQEDCKHTEDAAIRCNIPYMGYENLIRLSGGRSRFEGRVEVAVGTGNGDQPRWGLVCGEGWGTLEAMVACRQLGLGFANHGLQETWYWDASNVTEMVLSGVKCAGHEMSLSHCQHHSASLNCKNTGTRFAAGVICSETASDLLLHAPLVQETAYIEDRPLHMLYCAAEENCLSSSARLANWPYGHRRLLRFSSQIHNNGRADFRPKAGRHSWVWHECHRHYHSMDIFTHYDILTPNGTKVAEGHKASFCLEDTECEEADVAKRYECANFGEQGITVGCWDLYRHDIDCQWIDITDVKPGNYILQVVINPNFEVAESDFTNNAMKCNCKYDGHRIWVHSCHIGDALSEEANKRFEQYPGQLNNQIS from the exons atggggagctgcagcacatgggcatggcaggagctgctggtgctgctaaGCAGCCTGTGGCTCTGGGTGGGCAGTGCCCAGCCCACCCCCCCGGGCCCCACACACGCCTCCGGACCCCAGCTGAAGTTTCGCCTGGCTGGCTACCCACGCAAGCACAATGAGGGCCGTGTCGAGGTCTTCTACAACGATGAGTGGGGCACCATCTGCGACGATGACTTCACGTTAGCCAACGCGCATGTGCTGTGCCGGCACCTCGGCTTTGTGGCCGCCACTGGCTGGGCCCACAGTGCCAAGTATGGCAAAGGCGTCG GGCGGATCTGGCTGGACAATGTGAATTGTGCCGGAGGTGAGAAGAGCATTGGGGACTGCAAACACCGGGGCTGGGGGAACAGCGACTGCAGCCATGAGGAAGATGCAGGTGTCATCTGCAAGGACGAGCGCATCCCAGGCTTCAAGGACTCCAATGTCATTGAG ACCGAGCAGAGCCACGTGGAGGAGGTCCGCCTGCGGCCGGTGGTGTCTGGGGCCCGGAGGCAGCTGCCAGTGACGGAGGGCATCGTGGAGGTGCGCTACAAGGATGGCTGGGCACAGATCTGCGACGAGGGCTGGGACAGCCAAAACAGCCGTGTCGTCTGTGGCATGATGGGCTTCCCTGCTGAGAAGAAGGTGAACAGGAACTTCTACAA GCTCTTCTCAGAGCGGCAGCAGCTCAACTACCGCCTGCACTCTGTGTCCTGCACGGGGACGGAGGTGCACCTCTCCATGTGCACCTTCGAGTTCTACCGGGGCAATGCCTCAGCCGCCTGCGGGGCTGGCATGCCCGCTGTCGTCAGCTGCGTGCCTGGGCCCCTCTTTGCCACTGGCAATGCCCACAAGAAGAAGCAGCGCcaacagcagcagggccag CCGCGGATCCGGCTGAAGGGTGGCGCAAAGGTCGGCGAGGGCCGCGTCGAGGTGCTCAAGAACAGCGAGTGGGGCACGATCTGTGACGACCGCTGGAACCTGCTGTCAGCCAGCGTGGTGTGCCGTGAGCTGGGCTTCGGCAGCGCCAAGGAGGCCCTCACCGGCGCACGCATGGGCCAAG GGACGGGGCCCATCCACATGAACGAGGTGCAGTGCCTGGGCACCGAGAAGTCCCTTTGGAGCTGCCCCTTCAAGAACATCACACAAGAGGACTGCAAGCACACAGAGGATGCAGCCATCCGCTGCAACATCCCCTACATGGGCTACGAGAACCTG ATTCGCCTGAGCGGGGGCCGGAGCCGCTTCGAGGGGCGGGTCGAGGTGGCGGTGGGGACTGGCAACGGGGACCAGCCCCGCTGGGGTCTGGTCTGCGGCGAAGGCTGGGGTACGCTGGAGGCGATGGTGGCCTGTCGCCAGCTGGGTCTGGGATTCGCTAACCATGGCTTACAA GAGACGTGGTACTGGGATGCCAGCAACGTGACAGAGATGGTGCTCAGCGGGGTGAAGTGCGCCGGCCATGAGATGTCCCTGAGCCACTGCCAGCACCACAGCGCCAGCCTGAACTGCAAGAACACGGGCACCCGCTTCGCCGCAGGCGTCATCTGCTCTGAGA CCGCCTCCGACCTGCTGCTGCACGCCCCGCTGGTGCAGGAGACAGCGTACATTGAGGACCGTCCACTGCACATGCTGTACTGCGCCGCCGAGGAGAACTGCCTCTCCAGCTCGGCCCGCCTGGCCAACTGGCCCTATGGGCACCGGCGCCTGCTCCGCTTCTCCTCCCAGATCCACAACAACGGCCGTGCTGACTTCCGCCCCAAGGCCGGACGGCACTCCTGGGTCTGGCACGAGTGCCACCG GCACTACCACAGCATGGATATCTTCACCCATTACGACATCCTGACCCCCAATGGCACTAAGGTGGCGGAGGGACACAAGGCCAGCTTCTGCCTCGAGGACACTGAGTGCGAGGAAG CAGACGTGGCCAAGCGGTACGAGTGTGCCAACTTTGGGGAGCAGGGCATCACTGTGGGCTGCTGGGACCTGTACCGGCACGACATCGACTGCCAGTGGATCGACATCACTGATGTCAAGCCAGGCAACTACATcctgcag GTCGTGATCAACCCCAACTTTGAGGTGGCAGAGAGCGACTTCACCAACAATGCCATGAAATGCAACTGCAAGTACGACGGGCACCGCATCTGGGTGCACAGCTGCCACATCG gtGATGCACTCAGTGAGGAGGCCAACAAGCGGTTTGAGCAGTACCCAGGTCAGCTCAACAACCAGATCTCATAG
- the LOXL3 gene encoding lysyl oxidase homolog 3 isoform X5, translating into MGSCSTWAWQELLVLLSSLWLWVGSAQPTPPGPTHASGPQLKFRLAGYPRKHNEGRVEVFYNDEWGTICDDDFTLANAHVLCRHLGFVAATGWAHSAKYGKGVGRIWLDNVNCAGGEKSIGDCKHRGWGNSDCSHEEDAGVICKDERIPGFKDSNVIETEQSHVEEVRLRPVVSGARRQLPVTEGIVEVRYKDGWAQICDEGWDSQNSRVVCGMMGFPAEKKVNRNFYKQAKSQPKQKRREDIGSKKRLFSERQQLNYRLHSVSCTGTEVHLSMCTFEFYRGNASAACGAGMPAVVSCVPGPLFATGNAHKKKQRQQQQGQPRIRLKGGAKVGEGRVEVLKNSEWGTICDDRWNLLSASVVCRELGFGSAKEALTGARMGQGTGPIHMNEVQCLGTEKSLWSCPFKNITQEDCKHTEDAAIRCNIPYMGYENLIRLSGGRSRFEGRVEVAVGTGNGDQPRWGLVCGEGWGTLEAMVACRQLGLGFANHGLQETWYWDASNVTEMVLSGVKCAGHEMSLSHCQHHSASLNCKNTGTRFAAGVICSETASDLLLHAPLVQETAYIEDRPLHMLYCAAEENCLSSSARLANWPYGHRRLLRFSSQIHNNGRADFRPKAGRHSWVWHECHRHYHSMDIFTHYDILTPNGTKVAEGHKASFCLEDTECEEDVAKRYECANFGEQGITVGCWDLYRHDIDCQWIDITDVKPGNYILQVVINPNFEVAESDFTNNAMKCNCKYDGHRIWVHSCHIGDALSEEANKRFEQYPGQLNNQIS; encoded by the exons atggggagctgcagcacatgggcatggcaggagctgctggtgctgctaaGCAGCCTGTGGCTCTGGGTGGGCAGTGCCCAGCCCACCCCCCCGGGCCCCACACACGCCTCCGGACCCCAGCTGAAGTTTCGCCTGGCTGGCTACCCACGCAAGCACAATGAGGGCCGTGTCGAGGTCTTCTACAACGATGAGTGGGGCACCATCTGCGACGATGACTTCACGTTAGCCAACGCGCATGTGCTGTGCCGGCACCTCGGCTTTGTGGCCGCCACTGGCTGGGCCCACAGTGCCAAGTATGGCAAAGGCGTCG GGCGGATCTGGCTGGACAATGTGAATTGTGCCGGAGGTGAGAAGAGCATTGGGGACTGCAAACACCGGGGCTGGGGGAACAGCGACTGCAGCCATGAGGAAGATGCAGGTGTCATCTGCAAGGACGAGCGCATCCCAGGCTTCAAGGACTCCAATGTCATTGAG ACCGAGCAGAGCCACGTGGAGGAGGTCCGCCTGCGGCCGGTGGTGTCTGGGGCCCGGAGGCAGCTGCCAGTGACGGAGGGCATCGTGGAGGTGCGCTACAAGGATGGCTGGGCACAGATCTGCGACGAGGGCTGGGACAGCCAAAACAGCCGTGTCGTCTGTGGCATGATGGGCTTCCCTGCTGAGAAGAAGGTGAACAGGAACTTCTACAA gcagGCCAAATCTCAGCCTAAACAAAAGCGCAGGGAGGACATAGGGTCCAAGAAGAG GCTCTTCTCAGAGCGGCAGCAGCTCAACTACCGCCTGCACTCTGTGTCCTGCACGGGGACGGAGGTGCACCTCTCCATGTGCACCTTCGAGTTCTACCGGGGCAATGCCTCAGCCGCCTGCGGGGCTGGCATGCCCGCTGTCGTCAGCTGCGTGCCTGGGCCCCTCTTTGCCACTGGCAATGCCCACAAGAAGAAGCAGCGCcaacagcagcagggccag CCGCGGATCCGGCTGAAGGGTGGCGCAAAGGTCGGCGAGGGCCGCGTCGAGGTGCTCAAGAACAGCGAGTGGGGCACGATCTGTGACGACCGCTGGAACCTGCTGTCAGCCAGCGTGGTGTGCCGTGAGCTGGGCTTCGGCAGCGCCAAGGAGGCCCTCACCGGCGCACGCATGGGCCAAG GGACGGGGCCCATCCACATGAACGAGGTGCAGTGCCTGGGCACCGAGAAGTCCCTTTGGAGCTGCCCCTTCAAGAACATCACACAAGAGGACTGCAAGCACACAGAGGATGCAGCCATCCGCTGCAACATCCCCTACATGGGCTACGAGAACCTG ATTCGCCTGAGCGGGGGCCGGAGCCGCTTCGAGGGGCGGGTCGAGGTGGCGGTGGGGACTGGCAACGGGGACCAGCCCCGCTGGGGTCTGGTCTGCGGCGAAGGCTGGGGTACGCTGGAGGCGATGGTGGCCTGTCGCCAGCTGGGTCTGGGATTCGCTAACCATGGCTTACAA GAGACGTGGTACTGGGATGCCAGCAACGTGACAGAGATGGTGCTCAGCGGGGTGAAGTGCGCCGGCCATGAGATGTCCCTGAGCCACTGCCAGCACCACAGCGCCAGCCTGAACTGCAAGAACACGGGCACCCGCTTCGCCGCAGGCGTCATCTGCTCTGAGA CCGCCTCCGACCTGCTGCTGCACGCCCCGCTGGTGCAGGAGACAGCGTACATTGAGGACCGTCCACTGCACATGCTGTACTGCGCCGCCGAGGAGAACTGCCTCTCCAGCTCGGCCCGCCTGGCCAACTGGCCCTATGGGCACCGGCGCCTGCTCCGCTTCTCCTCCCAGATCCACAACAACGGCCGTGCTGACTTCCGCCCCAAGGCCGGACGGCACTCCTGGGTCTGGCACGAGTGCCACCG GCACTACCACAGCATGGATATCTTCACCCATTACGACATCCTGACCCCCAATGGCACTAAGGTGGCGGAGGGACACAAGGCCAGCTTCTGCCTCGAGGACACTGAGTGCGAGGAAG ACGTGGCCAAGCGGTACGAGTGTGCCAACTTTGGGGAGCAGGGCATCACTGTGGGCTGCTGGGACCTGTACCGGCACGACATCGACTGCCAGTGGATCGACATCACTGATGTCAAGCCAGGCAACTACATcctgcag GTCGTGATCAACCCCAACTTTGAGGTGGCAGAGAGCGACTTCACCAACAATGCCATGAAATGCAACTGCAAGTACGACGGGCACCGCATCTGGGTGCACAGCTGCCACATCG gtGATGCACTCAGTGAGGAGGCCAACAAGCGGTTTGAGCAGTACCCAGGTCAGCTCAACAACCAGATCTCATAG
- the LOXL3 gene encoding lysyl oxidase homolog 3 isoform X3: MGSCSTWAWQELLVLLSSLWLWVGSAQPTPPGPTHASGPQLKFRLAGYPRKHNEGRVEVFYNDEWGTICDDDFTLANAHVLCRHLGFVAATGWAHSAKYGKGVGRIWLDNVNCAGGEKSIGDCKHRGWGNSDCSHEEDAGVICKDERIPGFKDSNVIETEQSHVEEVRLRPVVSGARRQLPVTEGIVEVRYKDGWAQICDEGWDSQNSRVVCGMMGFPAEKKVNRNFYKLFSERQQLNYRLHSVSCTGTEVHLSMCTFEFYRGNASAACGAGMPAVVSCVPGPLFATGNAHKKKQRQQQQGQPRIRLKGGAKVGEGRVEVLKNSEWGTICDDRWNLLSASVVCRELGFGSAKEALTGARMGQGTGPIHMNEVQCLGTEKSLWSCPFKNITQEDCKHTEDAAIRCNIPYMGYENLIRLAGGRTAFEGRVEVKRGSKWGTVCSDGWTTKEAMVACRQLGLGYSLHAVTVGAGGEALGNTPASTGTGASLTAVGGRRDAAAPCCGMGPLRAAWVRGQRCGMARCWLQPGCVRAVSPTVASPATQSVSPPPQETWYWDASNVTEMVLSGVKCAGHEMSLSHCQHHSASLNCKNTGTRFAAGVICSETASDLLLHAPLVQETAYIEDRPLHMLYCAAEENCLSSSARLANWPYGHRRLLRFSSQIHNNGRADFRPKAGRHSWVWHECHRHYHSMDIFTHYDILTPNGTKVAEGHKASFCLEDTECEEADVAKRYECANFGEQGITVGCWDLYRHDIDCQWIDITDVKPGNYILQVVINPNFEVAESDFTNNAMKCNCKYDGHRIWVHSCHIGDALSEEANKRFEQYPGQLNNQIS; this comes from the exons atggggagctgcagcacatgggcatggcaggagctgctggtgctgctaaGCAGCCTGTGGCTCTGGGTGGGCAGTGCCCAGCCCACCCCCCCGGGCCCCACACACGCCTCCGGACCCCAGCTGAAGTTTCGCCTGGCTGGCTACCCACGCAAGCACAATGAGGGCCGTGTCGAGGTCTTCTACAACGATGAGTGGGGCACCATCTGCGACGATGACTTCACGTTAGCCAACGCGCATGTGCTGTGCCGGCACCTCGGCTTTGTGGCCGCCACTGGCTGGGCCCACAGTGCCAAGTATGGCAAAGGCGTCG GGCGGATCTGGCTGGACAATGTGAATTGTGCCGGAGGTGAGAAGAGCATTGGGGACTGCAAACACCGGGGCTGGGGGAACAGCGACTGCAGCCATGAGGAAGATGCAGGTGTCATCTGCAAGGACGAGCGCATCCCAGGCTTCAAGGACTCCAATGTCATTGAG ACCGAGCAGAGCCACGTGGAGGAGGTCCGCCTGCGGCCGGTGGTGTCTGGGGCCCGGAGGCAGCTGCCAGTGACGGAGGGCATCGTGGAGGTGCGCTACAAGGATGGCTGGGCACAGATCTGCGACGAGGGCTGGGACAGCCAAAACAGCCGTGTCGTCTGTGGCATGATGGGCTTCCCTGCTGAGAAGAAGGTGAACAGGAACTTCTACAA GCTCTTCTCAGAGCGGCAGCAGCTCAACTACCGCCTGCACTCTGTGTCCTGCACGGGGACGGAGGTGCACCTCTCCATGTGCACCTTCGAGTTCTACCGGGGCAATGCCTCAGCCGCCTGCGGGGCTGGCATGCCCGCTGTCGTCAGCTGCGTGCCTGGGCCCCTCTTTGCCACTGGCAATGCCCACAAGAAGAAGCAGCGCcaacagcagcagggccag CCGCGGATCCGGCTGAAGGGTGGCGCAAAGGTCGGCGAGGGCCGCGTCGAGGTGCTCAAGAACAGCGAGTGGGGCACGATCTGTGACGACCGCTGGAACCTGCTGTCAGCCAGCGTGGTGTGCCGTGAGCTGGGCTTCGGCAGCGCCAAGGAGGCCCTCACCGGCGCACGCATGGGCCAAG GGACGGGGCCCATCCACATGAACGAGGTGCAGTGCCTGGGCACCGAGAAGTCCCTTTGGAGCTGCCCCTTCAAGAACATCACACAAGAGGACTGCAAGCACACAGAGGATGCAGCCATCCGCTGCAACATCCCCTACATGGGCTACGAGAACCTG ATCCGCCTAGCCGGTGGGAGGACAGCGTTTGAGGGCCGCGTGGAGGTGAAGCGAGGCAGTAAGTGGGGCACGGTGTGCAGCGATGGCTGGACCACCAAGGAAGCGATGGTGGCCTGTCGCCAGCTTGGCCTGGGCTACTCCCTGCACGCAGTGACGGTAGGTGCCGGCGGGGAGGCCCTTGGTAACACCCCAGCGAGCACAGGCACCGGAGCTTCCCTGACGGCTGTAGGGGGGCGAAGGGATGCGGCCGCTCCGTGCTGTGGGATGGGACCCTTGCGGGCAGCCTGGGTACGTGGGCAGCGCTGCGGCATGGCTaggtgctggctgcagcctgggTGTGTGCGAGCCGTGTCACCCACAGtagccagccctgccacccaGTCTGTCTCACCTCCTCCCCAGGAGACGTGGTACTGGGATGCCAGCAACGTGACAGAGATGGTGCTCAGCGGGGTGAAGTGCGCCGGCCATGAGATGTCCCTGAGCCACTGCCAGCACCACAGCGCCAGCCTGAACTGCAAGAACACGGGCACCCGCTTCGCCGCAGGCGTCATCTGCTCTGAGA CCGCCTCCGACCTGCTGCTGCACGCCCCGCTGGTGCAGGAGACAGCGTACATTGAGGACCGTCCACTGCACATGCTGTACTGCGCCGCCGAGGAGAACTGCCTCTCCAGCTCGGCCCGCCTGGCCAACTGGCCCTATGGGCACCGGCGCCTGCTCCGCTTCTCCTCCCAGATCCACAACAACGGCCGTGCTGACTTCCGCCCCAAGGCCGGACGGCACTCCTGGGTCTGGCACGAGTGCCACCG GCACTACCACAGCATGGATATCTTCACCCATTACGACATCCTGACCCCCAATGGCACTAAGGTGGCGGAGGGACACAAGGCCAGCTTCTGCCTCGAGGACACTGAGTGCGAGGAAG CAGACGTGGCCAAGCGGTACGAGTGTGCCAACTTTGGGGAGCAGGGCATCACTGTGGGCTGCTGGGACCTGTACCGGCACGACATCGACTGCCAGTGGATCGACATCACTGATGTCAAGCCAGGCAACTACATcctgcag GTCGTGATCAACCCCAACTTTGAGGTGGCAGAGAGCGACTTCACCAACAATGCCATGAAATGCAACTGCAAGTACGACGGGCACCGCATCTGGGTGCACAGCTGCCACATCG gtGATGCACTCAGTGAGGAGGCCAACAAGCGGTTTGAGCAGTACCCAGGTCAGCTCAACAACCAGATCTCATAG